A genomic window from Lotus japonicus ecotype B-129 chromosome 1, LjGifu_v1.2 includes:
- the LOC130720127 gene encoding RING-H2 finger protein ATL43-like: MLLTHNHRHNHSPTSHSHMACSCSCSSATTPSFSFFLIIITLFFFPCIAASNEPLPSPNLTTTTRPPPSITTLYDIGKPSTSGFKPGVAIVVGVLTLVFSLTFILLLYMKHCSGSDGVVSSSAAGISPSSRAIPSYSGRKNSGIDRSVVESLPIFRFGSLTGQKEGLDCAVCLSRFESAEVLRLLPKCKHAFHVECVDTWLDAHSTCPLCRYRVDPEDILLVESSRHNNQNSIQRRSKEEEEEEDERCSDLESGRRRRTEIEEYHRRHSSVEVGESEREKEKRKTTSFRRSLDSVGVVSVGCFVRPRKDGMLLTRDEERSSVEQRRLEHRIIVSPSPRSSCGVHQRWSDVQAVDLLYLTSEMILSESRRAVNGNNNRNCTAGSGGNDGDVVGSWNGRGIINSRSVSEITGLSRFSRSRSSSNRNNSNNNSNGTGGATGREEGLVSRWLAWISQSHSHPHPAVR, translated from the coding sequence ATGCTACTGACACACAACCACCGCCACAATCACTCTCCCACCTCACACTCCCACATGgcttgttcttgttcttgttccAGTGCCACCACACCTTCATTTTCAttcttcctcatcatcatcactctGTTCTTCTTCCCCTGTATTGCTGCTTCCAACGAGCCTCTCCCAAGTCCCAACCTCACCACCACAACCCGACCTCCGCCGTCAATAACAACACTCTACGACATCGGAAAGCCCTCCACGTCAGGGTTCAAACCAGGCGTAGCCATCGTAGTCGGCGTTCTCACTCTCGTTTTCTCCCTCACCTTCATCCTCCTCCTCTACATGAAGCACTGCAGCGGCAGCGACGGCGTCGTTTCCTCCTCCGCCGCCGGCATCTCACCGTCCTCACGAGCAATCCCGTCGTACAGCGGCAGAAAAAACTCCGGCATTGACCGCTCAGTGGTGGAATCCCTCCCAATCTTCCGATTCGGATCCCTCACGGGTCAAAAGGAAGGTCTCGATTGCGCGGTTTGCTTGAGCCGGTTCGAATCCGCGGAGGTTCTGCGGTTGTTACCGAAATGCAAGCACGCGTTTCACGTGGAGTGCGTTGACACGTGGCTCGACGCGCACTCCACCTGTCCTCTTTGCCGTTACCGGGTGGATCCGGAGGACATTCTGTTAGTCGAGTCATCACGCCACAATAACCAGAATAGCATTCAACGGAGGagcaaggaagaggaagaagaagaagatgaacgtTGTTCAGACCTTGagagtggaagaagaagaagaacagagatCGAGGAGTATCATCGGAGACACTCGTCGGTGGAGGTAGGAGAATCAGAACgtgaaaaggaaaaaaggaaAACGACGTCGTTTAGAAGGTCGCTGGATAGCGTTGGAGTTGTTAGTGTTGGTTGTTTTGTGCGTCCACGGAAAGATGGCATGTTGTTAACGCGAGATGAGGAGAGGAGTAGCGTGGAACAGAGGAGGTTGGAGCACCGGATCATTGTTTCCCCGTCGCCGCGGAGCAGCTGTGGGGTCCACCAGCGGTGGAGCGACGTGCAGGCGGTGGATTTGTTGTACCTGACGTCGGAGATGATACTGAGCGAGTCGCGCCGCGCCGTGAATGGCAACAACAACCGTAACTGTACGGCGGGTAGTGGTGGTAATGATGGTGACGTCGTTGGCAGTTGGAATGGCAGGGGAATAATTAATTCGAGAAGTGTGTCTGAGATCACGGGGCTCAGCAGGTTCTCCAGAAGCAGGAGCAGTAGCAATcgtaataatagtaataataacagCAACGGGACTGGAGGAGCAACGGGGAGAGAGGAAGGGTTGGTGTCGAGGTGGTTGGCTTGGATATCTCAATCTCATTCACATCCACATCCAGCTGTACGGTAG